A genome region from Methylobacterium sp. FF17 includes the following:
- a CDS encoding replication protein RepA, which yields MGIEDVVAGIRDADLLAEVEAARGSFLFATIANTILHRQRARDAEAAARGAVVGRRQAMGRDQRRRDAVREVIENEPTGPENLQHIHSVLALCGLPYRDPGDAREFFREYGRNSLSLLAGRLKNPATGEMEFQGLPYGPKARLVLLHLCTEAVRQRSPTIAVADSLSGFMKEMGFAVTGGERGTIRQFKEQLARLAACTLQIGLWDGAGSASTLNVPPFRQLDLWLPQGADGVVWQKSVQFHQDFYDNLIQHALPVDIRAARAFSGSARKLDLLFWVGYRLRALQRPLRLTWDNLHKQFGADNASIRSFRQAFKADLAHLQEVFPKLPIRLDDNGMLLQPADPSTLMIPPRGAKLPRRAAAVSG from the coding sequence ATGGGGATCGAGGACGTAGTGGCGGGTATCCGCGATGCCGATCTCCTCGCCGAGGTGGAGGCCGCGCGGGGCAGCTTCCTGTTCGCCACCATCGCGAACACCATCCTGCACCGGCAGCGGGCCCGGGACGCGGAGGCCGCGGCGCGGGGCGCCGTCGTCGGCCGGCGCCAGGCCATGGGCCGCGATCAGCGCCGGCGCGACGCCGTGCGCGAGGTCATCGAGAACGAGCCCACCGGCCCGGAGAACCTGCAGCACATCCATTCCGTGCTGGCGCTCTGCGGGCTGCCCTATCGCGACCCCGGCGACGCCCGCGAGTTCTTTCGCGAATATGGCCGCAATTCCCTGAGCCTGCTGGCCGGGCGCCTGAAGAACCCCGCCACCGGCGAGATGGAGTTCCAGGGCCTGCCCTACGGGCCCAAGGCCCGCCTCGTGCTCCTGCACCTCTGCACCGAGGCCGTGCGCCAGCGCAGCCCCACCATCGCGGTGGCCGACAGCCTGTCGGGCTTCATGAAGGAGATGGGCTTCGCCGTGACCGGCGGCGAGCGCGGCACCATCCGGCAGTTCAAGGAGCAGCTCGCGCGGCTCGCCGCCTGCACCCTGCAGATCGGCCTCTGGGACGGGGCGGGCAGCGCCAGCACCCTCAACGTGCCGCCCTTCCGCCAGCTCGACCTCTGGCTGCCCCAGGGGGCCGACGGGGTGGTCTGGCAGAAGAGCGTGCAGTTCCACCAGGATTTCTACGACAACCTGATCCAGCACGCCCTGCCGGTGGACATCCGCGCGGCCCGCGCCTTCTCGGGCTCGGCGCGCAAGCTCGACCTCCTGTTCTGGGTCGGCTACCGGCTGCGCGCCCTGCAGCGGCCCTTACGCCTCACCTGGGACAACCTGCACAAGCAGTTCGGGGCCGACAATGCCAGCATCCGCAGCTTCCGGCAGGCCTTCAAGGCGGATCTGGCCCACCTGCAGGAGGTGTTCCCGAAGCTGCCGATCCGCCTCGACGACAACGGCATGCTGCTCCAGCCCGCCGACCCGAGCACCCTGATGATCCCCCCGCGCGGGGCCAAGCTGCCGCGTCGGGCCGCCGCCGTGTCCGGCTGA
- the mazG gene encoding nucleoside triphosphate pyrophosphohydrolase: MEPSSRDGTRSDVVRIEDLLALMATLRDPEVGCPWDVAQDFASISPYTVEEAYEVADAIARGDVADLRDELGDLLLQVVFHARIAEEAGLFAFPDVVRAVVEKMVRRHPHVFAPDGALLPAGSPRREPEAVAAQWEAIKAEERRAKPPAEAGPLAGIPLALPALTRAQKISAKAATYGFDWPDPDQVVLKVREEIDEVADAMANGTPTAVAEEIGDLLFSVANLARHLGIDPEYSLREGNMKFTRRFDAMAATLAAEGRGLADSDLDAMEAAWRAVKLSETGGASR, from the coding sequence ATGGAACCATCATCGAGGGACGGGACGCGGAGCGACGTGGTGAGGATCGAGGATCTGCTGGCTCTGATGGCGACCCTGCGGGACCCGGAGGTCGGCTGCCCCTGGGACGTGGCGCAGGATTTCGCCAGCATCAGCCCCTACACGGTGGAGGAAGCCTACGAGGTGGCTGACGCCATCGCGCGGGGCGACGTGGCGGACCTGCGCGACGAACTCGGCGACCTGCTGCTCCAGGTGGTCTTCCACGCGCGCATCGCCGAGGAGGCCGGGCTCTTCGCCTTCCCGGACGTGGTCCGCGCGGTGGTGGAGAAGATGGTGCGGCGCCACCCGCACGTCTTCGCGCCGGACGGCGCGCTCCTGCCCGCCGGCTCCCCCCGGCGCGAGCCCGAGGCGGTGGCGGCGCAGTGGGAGGCGATCAAGGCGGAGGAGCGCCGGGCGAAGCCCCCGGCCGAGGCGGGGCCGCTCGCCGGCATTCCCCTCGCCCTGCCCGCCCTGACCCGCGCCCAGAAGATCTCGGCCAAGGCCGCGACCTACGGCTTCGACTGGCCCGATCCCGATCAGGTGGTGCTGAAGGTGCGCGAGGAGATCGACGAGGTCGCCGACGCGATGGCGAACGGCACCCCGACGGCGGTGGCGGAAGAGATCGGCGACCTGCTGTTCTCGGTGGCCAACCTCGCCCGGCATCTCGGGATCGATCCGGAATATTCCCTACGAGAGGGGAATATGAAGTTCACCCGGCGCTTCGACGCCATGGCGGCGACCCTGGCGGCGGAGGGGCGCGGCCTCGCCGACAGCGACCTCGACGCGATGGAGGCCGCCTGGCGGGCGGTCAAGTTGTCCGAGACGGGCGGGGCCAGTCGATGA
- a CDS encoding DoxX family protein, producing MAAYGFIGTVHLAAPDAFLPIIPDWVPAPRLTVIVTGLCELAGVLGLAFAPTRRWAGIGLALYAVCVFPANLKHAFEGIAVPGLPDSWWYHGPRLAFQPVFVWWALYAARVIDWPRPSRTT from the coding sequence ATGGCCGCCTACGGCTTCATCGGCACCGTGCACCTGGCTGCCCCCGACGCCTTCCTGCCGATCATCCCGGACTGGGTGCCGGCGCCCCGCCTCACCGTGATCGTCACGGGCCTGTGCGAACTCGCCGGCGTGCTCGGCCTCGCCTTCGCGCCCACCCGGCGCTGGGCCGGGATCGGGCTCGCGCTCTACGCGGTCTGCGTCTTCCCGGCCAATCTCAAGCACGCCTTCGAAGGCATCGCCGTGCCGGGCCTGCCCGACAGCTGGTGGTATCACGGCCCGCGGCTGGCGTTTCAGCCCGTCTTCGTCTGGTGGGCGCTCTATGCCGCGCGGGTCATCGACTGGCCCCGCCCGTCTCGGACAACTTGA
- a CDS encoding aminotransferase class IV, producing the protein MLWFDGRLTPGPVPFDLADRGLTLGDGVFDTALARHGRILFEAAHVARLSAATAALGFPVPPERIATAMRALAAAEEGPLAAIRTTITRGAGPRGLAPPAEARPLLFARSAPVAPSLAFAPLTLHATAIRRNETSPAASLKTLGYLDAVLAAGEARAAGFDEALFGNTKGHVACAGTANLFAVIDGVLVTPPLSDGVLPGILRAEVLARAPRLGLSSAERSFDLDALLRAEAVFATNSLRGLAPVTAIGATAFASADHSGVAALVADLRGAMAP; encoded by the coding sequence ATGCTGTGGTTTGACGGACGCCTCACGCCGGGGCCGGTGCCCTTCGACCTCGCCGACCGGGGCCTGACGCTCGGCGACGGGGTGTTCGACACCGCGCTCGCCCGCCACGGCCGCATCCTGTTCGAGGCCGCCCACGTGGCGCGCCTCTCGGCGGCCACCGCGGCCCTCGGCTTTCCGGTTCCGCCCGAGCGCATCGCCACGGCCATGCGGGCCCTGGCGGCGGCGGAGGAAGGCCCGCTCGCGGCGATCCGCACCACCATCACGCGGGGCGCCGGACCGCGCGGCCTCGCGCCCCCCGCCGAGGCCCGGCCGCTGCTCTTCGCGCGCTCCGCCCCCGTGGCGCCGAGCCTGGCCTTCGCCCCCCTCACCCTCCACGCCACCGCGATCCGCCGCAACGAGACCTCCCCGGCCGCGAGCCTGAAGACGCTGGGCTACCTCGACGCGGTGCTGGCGGCGGGCGAGGCGCGGGCGGCCGGGTTCGACGAGGCCCTGTTCGGCAACACGAAGGGGCATGTGGCCTGCGCCGGCACGGCCAACCTGTTCGCGGTGATCGACGGCGTCCTCGTCACCCCGCCCCTCTCGGACGGCGTGCTGCCCGGCATCCTGCGCGCCGAGGTTCTCGCGCGCGCGCCGCGGCTCGGGCTGTCGAGCGCGGAACGGAGCTTCGATCTCGACGCGCTCCTGCGCGCCGAGGCGGTGTTCGCGACCAATTCCCTGCGGGGCCTGGCTCCCGTGACGGCGATCGGCGCGACCGCCTTCGCCAGCGCGGACCATTCCGGGGTCGCGGCCCTCGTGGCCGACCTGCGCGGGGCGATGGCCCCGTGA
- a CDS encoding anthranilate synthase component II: protein MILVIDNYDSFVFNVVRYFEELGETVQVARNDALDVAGIRALAPEAIVISPGPCTPAEAGISLPAIRELSGAVPLLGVCLGHQAIGAAFGGRVARATRPLHGQATPVRHDGTGLFTGLPDPMRVGRYHSLIVAPEPGMAERLRIDAVSTEGEVMALSHRSHPTWGVQFHPESVLTEDGHALFGNFLRLARDWRTDHAAPASTDAVV from the coding sequence GTGATCCTCGTCATCGACAATTACGACAGCTTCGTCTTCAACGTGGTGCGCTACTTCGAGGAGCTCGGCGAGACCGTGCAGGTGGCGCGCAACGACGCCCTCGATGTGGCGGGCATCCGGGCGCTCGCGCCGGAGGCCATCGTGATCTCCCCCGGCCCCTGCACCCCGGCGGAGGCCGGCATCTCGTTGCCGGCCATCCGCGAACTCTCCGGCGCAGTGCCGCTGCTCGGGGTCTGCCTCGGCCACCAGGCCATCGGCGCGGCCTTCGGCGGCCGGGTCGCGCGGGCGACGCGCCCCCTGCACGGGCAGGCGACGCCGGTCCGGCACGACGGGACCGGCCTGTTCACCGGCCTGCCCGATCCGATGCGGGTCGGGCGCTACCATTCCCTCATCGTGGCGCCGGAGCCCGGCATGGCCGAGCGCCTGCGCATCGACGCGGTCTCGACGGAGGGCGAGGTCATGGCCCTCTCGCACCGGAGCCACCCGACCTGGGGCGTGCAGTTCCACCCGGAATCCGTGCTCACCGAGGACGGCCACGCCCTGTTCGGCAACTTCCTGCGACTGGCGCGCGACTGGCGCACCGATCACGCGGCACCGGCCTCGACCGATGCTGTGGTTTGA
- the pabB gene encoding aminodeoxychorismate synthase component I codes for MWIADIPSVDAVAAAEALAALPDLAFLDSAMHHDTLGRTSTLAADPFGRFRCRDGVATLDGRNLPGSGLEALRACLAPYRTARDPDLPDFAGGAIGYVAYDLGAALERVAPPARRAGLCDDIAFNLYDTVLSIDHATGRCRLLATGFPETDPAAREARARARLAQFTRLLAEARPSPAPAAQGPLEWRSNFSQAAYEAAVERVRAYIRAGDIYQANIAQRFEADLPEGFDPLKLYRRLRATNPSTFGAYLDFGPLRIASSSPERFLKLSGRAIETRPIKGTVRRVADPEADARLGEALQANPKERAENIMIVDLLRNDLSRICEPHSVRVPVLCGLESYASVHHLVSVVTGTLKPGLDALDLIAATFPGGSITGAPKLRAMDIITEIEGDARELYCGAIGALGFEGDLDTAIAIRTVFMDARTAVLQAGGGVTLLSEPGPEYEETLTKAARVFQAFEPEAFVPEAFVPEAFVPEAFEPEAFEPDARGSGTGRAP; via the coding sequence ATGTGGATTGCTGACATCCCGTCCGTCGATGCCGTCGCGGCGGCCGAGGCCCTGGCCGCGCTGCCGGACCTCGCCTTCCTCGACAGCGCCATGCACCACGACACCCTGGGCCGGACCTCCACCCTGGCGGCGGACCCGTTCGGGCGCTTCCGCTGTCGCGATGGCGTCGCCACCCTCGACGGACGAAACCTGCCGGGCTCCGGTCTCGAGGCCCTGCGCGCCTGCCTCGCCCCCTATCGCACGGCGCGCGACCCCGACCTGCCGGACTTCGCGGGCGGGGCGATCGGCTACGTCGCCTACGATCTCGGCGCGGCGCTGGAGCGGGTGGCGCCCCCGGCCCGGCGGGCGGGTCTCTGCGACGACATCGCCTTCAACCTCTACGACACGGTGCTCAGCATCGACCACGCCACCGGGCGCTGCCGCCTCCTCGCCACCGGCTTTCCCGAGACCGACCCGGCCGCGCGCGAGGCCCGGGCCCGGGCCCGGCTGGCGCAGTTCACACGCCTGCTGGCCGAGGCCCGGCCGAGCCCCGCGCCGGCGGCGCAGGGGCCGCTCGAATGGCGCTCGAATTTTTCGCAGGCCGCCTACGAGGCGGCGGTGGAGCGGGTGCGCGCCTACATCCGGGCCGGCGACATCTACCAGGCCAACATCGCCCAGCGCTTCGAGGCCGACCTGCCCGAAGGGTTCGACCCGCTCAAGCTCTACCGGCGCCTGCGCGCCACGAACCCCTCGACCTTCGGCGCCTATCTCGACTTCGGCCCGCTGCGCATCGCCTCCAGCAGCCCCGAGCGCTTCCTCAAGCTCAGCGGGCGGGCCATCGAGACCCGGCCGATCAAGGGCACGGTGCGGCGCGTGGCCGACCCGGAAGCCGATGCGCGCCTGGGAGAGGCCCTCCAGGCCAACCCCAAGGAGCGGGCGGAGAACATCATGATCGTGGATCTGCTGCGCAACGACCTCTCGCGCATCTGCGAGCCCCACAGCGTGCGGGTGCCGGTCCTGTGCGGGCTCGAATCCTATGCGTCCGTCCACCATCTCGTCTCGGTGGTCACCGGAACCCTCAAACCCGGCCTCGACGCCCTCGACCTGATCGCCGCCACCTTCCCGGGCGGCTCGATCACCGGCGCGCCGAAGCTGCGCGCCATGGACATCATCACCGAGATCGAGGGGGATGCCCGCGAACTCTATTGCGGCGCCATCGGCGCGCTGGGGTTCGAGGGCGACCTCGACACCGCGATCGCCATCCGCACCGTGTTCATGGACGCGCGCACGGCCGTGCTCCAGGCGGGCGGGGGCGTCACCCTGCTCTCGGAGCCGGGGCCGGAATACGAGGAGACCCTGACCAAGGCCGCGCGGGTGTTCCAGGCCTTCGAGCCGGAAGCCTTCGTACCGGAAGCCTTCGTACCGGAAGCCTTCGTACCGGAAGCCTTCGAACCGGAAGCCTTCGAGCCCGACGCCCGCGGATCCGGGACGGGGAGGGCGCCGTGA